DNA from Methanocalculus alkaliphilus:
AATAAGACTCATGGTATGGCAAAGATGCGGATGTTTGGTGCAGGAATAGCAAACAATCTCACCATCGGGGTCATCTGTTTCATCGCCCTTGTTCTGCTCCTCGGAATGGTTACTCCCTCCCCAACCCCTATCGTGAACGGGGTATATCAGGATTATCCTGCGTGGGAAGCGGATCTTCCGTATCCCTCCATCATCACCATGGTAAACGGTGCTCCCGTCCAGACGCGTGATGAGGTTTCAGCTCTTCTTCAGGAGACTTCACCCGGGGATGCCATTACCCTGACGGTTGATAAGGATGGTCTGGTGACCAGCCATACCCTTACCCTTTCTGCATGGCCGGAAGAGCTGGAGACGGGATATGAATCAGGCTTTATGGGGATAACATATTATGACAGTGAGCAGGTCGTTCACGTCTTTGGGAACCTGGCCTCGCCTCAGGGGATGCTCTATCTTCTGATAGCACCGCTGAATATCGTTCCTGGTGCGGAGTTCCTCCGGGTGATCCCGTATGAATCTGTGGAGAGCACCTATCTCCAGGTGCCTTTTGATGGATTCTGGGGTGTGATCCACCTCCTCTTCTGGATTGGGTGGATCAATATCATGGTCGGGATCTTCAATGCCCTCCCGATGGTGCCGCTTGACGGGGGATATATTCTCAAAGAAGGGCTGCACAGGCTCCTTGACCGGCGCGGCCTTGCAGGATATGTGGACAGGATTGTCAGCACAGTATCC
Protein-coding regions in this window:
- a CDS encoding site-2 protease family protein; amino-acid sequence: MAIKTEKVGFFDRFIPFGSILRVYGTVGVLMVVVISGLMTYLLLKTTELTLLTQPEPTDFQKPQNILLIPGINEFIPSSFAVWTALVLTIAIHEFGHGILCRVEGIAVKSTGLLLAVIPIGAFVEPDEDDLNKTHGMAKMRMFGAGIANNLTIGVICFIALVLLLGMVTPSPTPIVNGVYQDYPAWEADLPYPSIITMVNGAPVQTRDEVSALLQETSPGDAITLTVDKDGLVTSHTLTLSAWPEELETGYESGFMGITYYDSEQVVHVFGNLASPQGMLYLLIAPLNIVPGAEFLRVIPYESVESTYLQVPFDGFWGVIHLLFWIGWINIMVGIFNALPMVPLDGGYILKEGLHRLLDRRGLAGYVDRIVSTVSWAVLLMLMAPILLPYLFHL